One segment of Comamonas thiooxydans DNA contains the following:
- a CDS encoding tripartite tricarboxylate transporter substrate binding protein produces MPVRRAALLLCAAACLPLAAQAQGKADWPTRPIRLIVGYASGSSPDVQARLLAEPLTKALGQPVVVENKGGASGNIGADAVAKAGDGHTIGVIGNGPLTSSKFLYSKLPYDPIKDLAPLAMIGSAPLVLVAPKSMAANAGAYFKALKTGTQGNYGSVGTGSGGHLGVELIKEAMGLNLQHVPYNGGPAVVNALMGDQVQMALLPASTVMPLVQSGKLAALAVSSSKRSLLAPGVPAMPEIGAGNVDIEVWNAVMAPASMPAEHRAKLAAALEKILHAPDIRSKLLAQGWRIDDTSAASLARRIENDARIYGSLITQKNIRLE; encoded by the coding sequence ATGCCCGTGCGCCGGGCGGCCCTGCTGCTGTGCGCCGCCGCCTGTCTGCCCTTGGCGGCTCAGGCCCAGGGCAAGGCTGACTGGCCCACGCGCCCCATACGTCTGATCGTCGGCTATGCCAGCGGCTCTTCGCCCGATGTGCAGGCCCGTTTGCTGGCCGAGCCCCTGACCAAGGCCCTGGGTCAGCCCGTGGTGGTGGAGAACAAAGGGGGGGCCAGCGGCAATATCGGCGCTGACGCCGTGGCCAAAGCCGGCGACGGCCACACCATAGGCGTCATCGGCAACGGCCCGCTGACCAGCTCCAAGTTTCTCTACAGCAAGCTGCCCTACGATCCGATCAAGGATCTCGCACCGCTGGCCATGATCGGATCGGCGCCTCTGGTGCTGGTGGCTCCCAAGTCCATGGCCGCGAATGCAGGGGCTTATTTCAAGGCACTCAAGACCGGAACCCAGGGCAACTACGGCTCGGTGGGCACGGGGTCCGGCGGCCACCTGGGCGTGGAGCTGATCAAGGAAGCCATGGGGCTGAATCTGCAGCATGTGCCCTATAACGGCGGCCCGGCGGTGGTCAACGCCTTGATGGGCGATCAGGTACAGATGGCCTTGCTGCCGGCCTCCACGGTCATGCCGCTGGTCCAGTCCGGCAAGCTGGCCGCCCTGGCCGTGAGCTCCAGCAAGCGCAGCCTCCTGGCGCCCGGTGTGCCGGCCATGCCCGAGATCGGTGCCGGCAATGTGGACATCGAAGTCTGGAATGCGGTCATGGCGCCGGCTTCCATGCCCGCCGAGCATCGTGCCAAGCTGGCTGCGGCCCTGGAAAAGATTCTTCATGCTCCCGATATCCGCAGCAAGCTGCTGGCTCAGGGCTGGCGCATCGACGACACCAGCGCAGCCTCGCTGGCC
- a CDS encoding zinc-binding dehydrogenase produces MQALQKTESAKGLKLNEVDMPSPAAGEVLLRVHSTGVCGTDLHIDAWTASYHFLQAALPVTVGHEFSGEIVARGEGAEHLPLGQLVAVRPSVTCGRCPSCSAGDFDACTTRRGIGVMRHGGFAEYVAVPLRNCVAIPHGVDPEVAALAEPLSVSFEAVRTGNVQPGDRVLILGPGNIGQGIALFARAAGAAQVVVAGHGDAARLEVLRSMGFEDLLDFEGQDIDEALAAYTQEAHFDVVIEATGAAAVLAPALRALKTHGVLVIAGIHAAPVPLDLTALVRRHQQLRGSYRTPERCWLEVVDFMRTHQDQLRLMITHRVPLAQAGQGFELARARLASKVLIQPGAGLTS; encoded by the coding sequence ATGCAAGCCTTGCAAAAAACCGAGTCCGCCAAGGGACTGAAGCTCAACGAGGTCGACATGCCGTCGCCTGCCGCAGGCGAGGTGCTGCTGCGGGTTCATTCCACAGGTGTCTGTGGCACGGATCTGCATATCGATGCCTGGACGGCGAGCTATCACTTTTTGCAGGCCGCGCTGCCGGTGACCGTGGGCCACGAGTTCAGTGGCGAGATCGTGGCCAGAGGCGAGGGGGCCGAGCATCTGCCCCTGGGCCAGTTGGTGGCCGTGCGACCTTCGGTCACCTGCGGCAGATGCCCCAGTTGCAGTGCCGGCGACTTCGATGCCTGCACCACCCGCCGCGGCATCGGTGTCATGCGCCATGGCGGCTTTGCCGAGTATGTGGCCGTGCCCCTGCGCAATTGCGTGGCGATTCCACACGGCGTGGACCCCGAGGTTGCCGCATTGGCCGAGCCGCTGTCGGTGAGCTTCGAAGCCGTGCGCACCGGCAATGTGCAGCCCGGCGATCGCGTGCTGATCCTGGGGCCCGGCAATATCGGTCAGGGCATTGCGCTGTTTGCCCGTGCCGCCGGGGCGGCTCAGGTGGTGGTTGCCGGCCATGGCGATGCCGCGCGGCTGGAGGTCCTGCGCTCCATGGGGTTCGAGGATTTGCTGGACTTCGAGGGGCAGGACATCGACGAAGCCCTTGCCGCGTATACGCAGGAAGCTCACTTTGATGTGGTGATCGAAGCCACCGGGGCGGCAGCAGTGCTGGCGCCGGCCTTGCGTGCGCTCAAGACCCACGGTGTGCTGGTGATTGCCGGCATTCATGCCGCTCCCGTGCCGCTGGATCTGACGGCCCTGGTGCGACGTCATCAGCAGCTGCGCGGCTCCTATCGCACGCCGGAGCGCTGCTGGCTGGAGGTCGTTGACTTCATGCGAACCCATCAGGATCAGCTGCGGCTCATGATCACCCATCGCGTGCCCCTTGCGCAGGCCGGGCAGGGGTTTGAGCTGGCGCGGGCACGGCTGGCGAGCAAGGTGCTGATTCAGCCAGGGGCGGGCCTGACATCATGA
- a CDS encoding LysR substrate-binding domain-containing protein, which yields MELRHLRYFVAVAEQGNVSRAARKLFIAQPPLSQQLKQLEDEVGTQLFTRLPRGMQLTAAGESLLEDARVILARAEQAPLRARERERSSQTVLRLGLVPSAMQSLLPGLLRAVTEAGWEVQIEAREMISSQQQRALRQGELELGFARPGHKEADELELASIDDPYCLAVPASHALAGGSGMLDLQAAVHQPFVGFTRYQDTDYFDRTVALCAEAGFTPLIRHEAGQLVNVLALVACGLGVAIVPASFAMFHREQIVFRPLRASRQVSRLAVLASAQALKSNPMLDLVAQLAQSQLQALAAQLAQQGATASRSQPV from the coding sequence ATGGAACTGAGACATCTGCGCTACTTCGTGGCGGTTGCCGAGCAGGGCAACGTCAGCAGGGCCGCCCGCAAGCTATTCATCGCCCAGCCGCCGCTGTCACAGCAGCTCAAGCAACTCGAGGACGAGGTCGGCACGCAGCTCTTCACCCGCCTGCCGCGCGGCATGCAGCTCACTGCTGCAGGCGAGTCGCTGCTGGAAGATGCACGCGTCATATTGGCGCGTGCCGAGCAAGCGCCCTTGCGTGCCCGTGAACGCGAACGCAGCAGCCAGACCGTACTGCGCCTGGGGCTGGTTCCTTCGGCCATGCAGTCCCTGCTGCCCGGCCTGCTGCGGGCAGTGACAGAGGCCGGCTGGGAGGTGCAGATCGAAGCCCGCGAAATGATCTCGTCCCAGCAACAACGGGCCTTGCGCCAGGGCGAGCTGGAACTCGGCTTTGCCCGACCCGGCCACAAGGAGGCCGACGAGCTTGAGCTGGCCAGCATTGATGACCCCTATTGCCTGGCTGTTCCGGCCTCGCATGCTCTGGCCGGAGGCAGCGGAATGCTGGATCTTCAGGCCGCCGTGCATCAGCCCTTTGTGGGCTTCACCCGCTATCAGGACACCGACTACTTCGACCGCACGGTCGCACTGTGCGCCGAGGCTGGCTTCACTCCGCTGATACGCCACGAAGCCGGTCAGTTGGTGAATGTGCTGGCGCTCGTGGCCTGCGGTCTGGGCGTGGCCATCGTACCGGCGTCCTTCGCCATGTTCCACCGCGAGCAGATCGTGTTCCGGCCACTTCGGGCTTCGCGCCAGGTCAGCCGGCTTGCCGTCCTGGCGTCTGCCCAAGCGCTCAAGAGCAATCCCATGCTGGACCTTGTCGCCCAGCTCGCGCAATCGCAGCTGCAGGCCCTGGCTGCACAGCTGGCGCAACAGGGAGCGACGGCGTCTCGATCACAGCCGGTTTGA
- the ybiB gene encoding DNA-binding protein YbiB, whose product MSISHYIKEIGRGTKGARSLSRAQACDLMGQVLDGKVSDLELGGFCIAMRFKGESAEELAGFLDATQQRLPTWPQAHKARPVVVIPSYNGSRKLANLTPLLAGLLAQQGLPVLVHGSHTEDKRLGTAEVWRQLGWTAIERPVALEPGDKVWIQTRHLLAPLDRLLQIRRQMGLRNPSHSIVKLLDPIHGSSTAQSGLVLASYTHPAYAQPMLQTLAMRATSALLVRGTEGEAVAAPHREPVSTGVIAGEVCFERSSLHSSQLASGAESSAPEQDLDAEQTARLTLDILNGQLPVPTPIAQQLEQIQALHQAMQVTDASAAASRAALQAYNRSPD is encoded by the coding sequence ATGAGCATCAGCCACTACATCAAGGAAATCGGTCGCGGCACCAAGGGCGCGCGCTCTCTTTCGCGGGCCCAGGCCTGCGATCTGATGGGGCAGGTGCTGGACGGCAAGGTCAGCGATCTGGAGCTGGGCGGCTTTTGCATTGCCATGCGCTTCAAGGGCGAAAGCGCCGAAGAGCTGGCAGGCTTTCTCGACGCCACCCAGCAACGACTGCCCACGTGGCCGCAGGCTCACAAGGCCCGGCCCGTGGTCGTCATTCCCAGCTACAACGGCTCGCGCAAGCTGGCCAACCTCACGCCGCTGCTGGCAGGTCTGCTGGCGCAACAAGGACTGCCGGTGCTGGTGCATGGCAGCCATACCGAGGACAAGCGCCTGGGCACGGCCGAGGTATGGCGGCAACTGGGCTGGACGGCCATCGAGCGCCCCGTCGCTCTGGAGCCTGGCGACAAGGTCTGGATACAGACCCGTCACCTGCTGGCACCGCTGGATCGACTGCTGCAGATTCGCCGCCAGATGGGCCTGCGCAACCCCTCTCACAGCATCGTCAAACTGCTGGACCCTATCCATGGCAGCAGCACCGCGCAGTCCGGGCTGGTGCTGGCCAGCTATACCCACCCTGCCTATGCCCAGCCCATGCTCCAGACGCTGGCCATGCGCGCGACCAGTGCGCTGCTGGTGCGCGGCACGGAAGGCGAGGCCGTGGCCGCCCCCCACCGCGAACCCGTGAGCACGGGTGTGATTGCCGGAGAAGTCTGCTTTGAGCGCTCTTCCCTGCACAGCAGCCAGCTCGCATCCGGCGCCGAGAGCAGCGCCCCGGAACAGGATCTGGATGCCGAGCAGACAGCCCGGCTGACGCTGGACATTCTGAACGGCCAGCTGCCTGTACCGACGCCGATAGCGCAACAATTGGAACAGATACAAGCCCTGCACCAGGCCATGCAGGTCACCGATGCCAGCGCTGCCGCCAGCCGCGCCGCACTGCAAGCCTATAACCGCAGCCCCGACTGA
- the cobA gene encoding uroporphyrinogen-III C-methyltransferase, which yields MTAISHNPDQRGSCTLVGAGPGDPELLTIKAAKAIAAASVLFVDDLVSDGVMSHASPSARVVYVGKRGGCKSTPQAFIEKLMIAAVQDGERVVRLKGGDPFIFGRGGEEVEHLREAGIEVEVINGITSGLAGLTSLGAPLTHRDRAHGVLFMTGHAKPGDSGPDWRQIAATAHAARLTLVIYMGVSSVERISSQLLSGLPGSTPVAVIQHASLPQQRHALTFLKDLPQSIADHQLGSPSIIVVGDVVQGIAAWQNQPQALPQSAAA from the coding sequence ATGACTGCCATTTCTCACAACCCCGATCAGCGCGGCTCCTGCACCCTGGTGGGTGCCGGCCCCGGCGACCCCGAGCTGCTGACCATCAAGGCCGCCAAGGCCATTGCCGCAGCCAGCGTGCTGTTTGTCGACGATCTGGTCAGCGATGGTGTGATGAGCCATGCCTCGCCCTCTGCCCGCGTGGTCTATGTGGGCAAGCGCGGCGGCTGCAAGAGCACTCCCCAGGCCTTCATCGAAAAGCTCATGATTGCCGCCGTGCAGGACGGCGAACGCGTGGTGCGCCTCAAGGGCGGCGACCCCTTCATCTTTGGCCGTGGCGGCGAAGAGGTCGAACATCTGCGTGAGGCCGGCATCGAGGTGGAGGTCATCAACGGCATCACCTCCGGTCTCGCGGGCCTGACCAGCCTGGGCGCCCCGCTGACCCACCGCGACCGCGCACATGGCGTACTTTTCATGACCGGCCATGCCAAGCCCGGCGACAGCGGCCCCGACTGGCGCCAGATTGCCGCCACGGCCCATGCAGCCAGGCTGACGCTGGTGATCTATATGGGAGTGAGCAGCGTCGAGCGCATCAGCAGCCAGCTGCTCAGCGGCCTGCCCGGCAGCACGCCCGTGGCCGTGATCCAGCATGCCAGCCTGCCGCAGCAGCGCCATGCGCTGACCTTCCTGAAGGATTTGCCGCAGAGCATTGCCGACCATCAGCTGGGCAGCCCCAGCATCATCGTCGTAGGCGATGTGGTCCAGGGCATCGCCGCCTGGCAGAACCAGCCCCAGGCCTTGCCGCAGTCTGCGGCGGCCTGA
- a CDS encoding acyl-CoA thioesterase, whose translation MNTPSHQLSMTVLMSPDMANFSGNVHGGAILKLLDQVAYACASRYAGRYVVTLSVDQVMFLQPIHVGELVTFLASVNHTGKSSMEIGIKVIAEEIRSQVVRHVNSCFFTMVAVDDDKKPAPVPPLQLETDEEKRRWNAAIVRKELRKELAERFAETRTP comes from the coding sequence ATGAATACACCATCCCACCAGCTGAGCATGACCGTGCTCATGTCGCCTGACATGGCCAATTTCTCCGGCAATGTGCACGGCGGCGCCATCTTGAAACTGCTGGATCAGGTTGCCTATGCCTGCGCCAGCCGCTATGCGGGCCGCTATGTCGTGACGCTGAGCGTGGATCAGGTGATGTTTCTGCAGCCCATCCATGTGGGCGAGCTGGTGACTTTTCTGGCCAGCGTGAACCACACCGGCAAGTCGTCCATGGAAATCGGCATCAAGGTGATTGCCGAGGAGATTCGCAGCCAGGTGGTGCGCCACGTGAACAGCTGCTTCTTCACCATGGTGGCCGTGGACGATGACAAAAAGCCTGCCCCCGTGCCCCCGCTGCAGCTTGAAACCGACGAGGAAAAGCGCCGCTGGAACGCCGCCATCGTTCGCAAGGAACTGCGCAAGGAGCTGGCCGAGCGCTTCGCCGAGACTCGTACTCCCTGA
- a CDS encoding NAD(P)/FAD-dependent oxidoreductase — MSSTPQVPFQIFDAIIIGAGAAGLFCAAQAGQQGLKVLLIDHAPKVAEKIRISGGGRCNFTNRDLDVRAPHKHFVGQNPQFCRSALSRFTPADFITLMDRHGIAHHEKHKGQLFADHSAEDIIAMLLAECTAGGVQRWQPCQVKKVVFSPSTPDTESDCSYQVETDRGLVQAANLVIATGGLSIPKIGATDFGYRLAQQFDLPLIERTPGLVPMTFDGEGWQPYAGLAGLALPVEISTGSKKERMSFHEDLLFTHRGLSGPAVLQISSYWKPGTPLQINLLPGVDLAEVLAQAKLHSRKLVANELAAHLPARLADAWVGRMPELQRPINEAGDKALARLAEQLSRWEITPTGTEGYKKAEVTLGGVDTKVLSQQTMECKSRPGLYFIGEVVDITGWLGGYNFQWAWASAAACAQAMAEKQSVMA, encoded by the coding sequence GTGTCCTCCACCCCACAGGTCCCCTTCCAGATTTTTGACGCCATCATCATCGGCGCCGGTGCCGCCGGCCTGTTCTGCGCGGCCCAGGCCGGCCAGCAGGGCCTGAAGGTGCTGCTGATCGATCATGCGCCCAAGGTGGCCGAGAAGATCCGCATCTCGGGCGGCGGACGCTGCAACTTCACCAACCGCGATCTGGACGTGCGTGCGCCGCACAAGCATTTTGTGGGGCAGAACCCTCAGTTCTGCCGCTCGGCGCTGTCGCGCTTCACACCCGCCGACTTCATCACGCTGATGGACAGACACGGCATTGCCCACCACGAAAAGCACAAGGGCCAGCTGTTTGCCGACCATTCGGCCGAGGACATCATCGCCATGCTGCTGGCCGAGTGCACGGCGGGCGGCGTGCAGCGCTGGCAGCCTTGCCAGGTCAAGAAAGTAGTGTTTTCGCCGTCAACCCCTGACACAGAAAGCGATTGCAGCTATCAAGTTGAAACCGATCGCGGCCTGGTGCAGGCCGCCAATCTGGTCATTGCCACCGGCGGCCTGAGCATTCCCAAGATAGGCGCCACCGACTTCGGCTACCGCCTGGCCCAGCAGTTCGATCTGCCGCTGATCGAGCGCACGCCCGGCCTGGTGCCCATGACCTTCGACGGCGAAGGCTGGCAGCCCTACGCGGGCTTGGCCGGTCTGGCCCTGCCCGTGGAAATCAGCACCGGCAGCAAGAAGGAGCGCATGAGCTTCCACGAGGATTTGCTGTTCACCCATCGCGGCCTCTCCGGCCCTGCGGTACTGCAGATCTCCAGCTACTGGAAGCCCGGCACCCCGCTGCAGATCAATCTGCTGCCCGGCGTGGATCTGGCCGAGGTGCTGGCCCAGGCCAAGCTCCACTCGCGCAAGCTGGTGGCCAACGAGCTGGCCGCCCACCTGCCCGCCCGCCTGGCCGATGCCTGGGTCGGCCGCATGCCCGAGCTGCAGCGCCCCATCAACGAGGCCGGCGACAAGGCCCTGGCCAGACTGGCCGAACAGCTGTCGCGCTGGGAGATCACCCCCACGGGCACCGAAGGCTACAAAAAAGCCGAGGTCACGCTGGGCGGCGTGGACACCAAGGTGCTGTCCCAGCAAACCATGGAGTGCAAGAGCCGGCCGGGCCTGTACTTTATCGGCGAGGTGGTGGACATCACCGGCTGGCTGGGCGGCTACAACTTCCAGTGGGCCTGGGCCAGTGCCGCCGCCTGCGCCCAGGCCATGGCGGAAAAGCAGTCAGTCATGGCTTGA
- a CDS encoding BMP family protein, which produces MSSASHSSFISRRQWMASAVAVPGLLALTACAGRAGVSGPAAPGGSLVVGGLFAGSRSDKGFMEAGWRGLEKARQELGVQTRFLDGMAPRKELLVPALAQLAEQGAQLVIAHGGQNNQAAAEVAARFPRTQFVVTQGAVQGSNLCSYDVLQEESAYLAGVLAALSTRTGVVGHMSGIRVPPGLKGRAAYAAGVRDTDPRVKLLTNFSGDQDDNALSHRIARAQMTAGADVIFTMLNSGRDGVTQACREAGTRQIGNVIDWTAVDPQVFVASAWADVGIGAFLAVKDMQERGAPGPGIRKIGLSDPAAVRLTMGQGVAAAVRERVARASAAIASGQLKVPEHYEGQEFSA; this is translated from the coding sequence TTGTCCAGCGCTTCTCATTCCTCATTTATTTCGCGTCGCCAATGGATGGCTTCGGCCGTCGCCGTGCCGGGCTTGCTGGCATTGACGGCCTGTGCCGGCAGGGCCGGAGTTTCCGGGCCTGCCGCACCCGGCGGTTCCCTGGTGGTGGGTGGTCTGTTTGCGGGCTCGCGTAGCGACAAGGGTTTTATGGAGGCCGGCTGGCGCGGTCTGGAAAAGGCGCGCCAGGAGCTGGGTGTGCAGACCCGTTTTCTGGACGGCATGGCGCCCAGGAAGGAGTTGCTGGTGCCGGCTCTCGCGCAGCTCGCGGAGCAGGGTGCGCAACTGGTGATTGCCCATGGTGGGCAGAACAACCAGGCCGCCGCCGAGGTCGCGGCGCGCTTCCCCAGGACCCAGTTCGTCGTGACCCAGGGCGCGGTGCAGGGGAGCAATCTCTGCAGTTACGACGTGCTGCAGGAGGAGTCGGCCTATCTGGCCGGCGTGCTGGCGGCGCTGAGCACCAGGACCGGCGTAGTCGGCCATATGTCGGGTATTCGCGTGCCCCCGGGGCTCAAAGGGCGCGCCGCCTATGCGGCCGGCGTGCGCGATACCGACCCCAGGGTCAAGCTGCTGACGAACTTCTCGGGCGATCAGGACGACAACGCCTTGTCGCACCGCATTGCCAGGGCCCAGATGACTGCCGGTGCCGATGTGATCTTCACCATGCTCAACTCCGGCCGCGATGGCGTGACGCAGGCCTGCCGCGAGGCGGGCACGCGCCAGATCGGCAATGTGATCGACTGGACCGCGGTGGACCCGCAGGTGTTTGTCGCCTCGGCCTGGGCCGATGTGGGCATTGGCGCGTTCTTGGCCGTCAAGGACATGCAGGAGCGCGGCGCGCCCGGCCCGGGCATTCGCAAGATCGGTCTGAGCGATCCGGCAGCCGTGCGTCTGACCATGGGTCAGGGCGTGGCAGCCGCCGTGCGCGAGCGCGTGGCCAGGGCGTCGGCAGCGATTGCCTCGGGGCAGCTCAAGGTTCCCGAGCACTATGAAGGCCAGGAGTTTTCTGCCTGA
- the rpsU gene encoding 30S ribosomal protein S21 gives MTTIRVKENEPYEVALRRFKRTIEKLGLLTDLRAREFYEKPTAERKRKKAAAVKRHYKRVRSMQLPKKLY, from the coding sequence ATGACTACCATCCGCGTCAAAGAAAACGAGCCCTATGAAGTTGCCCTGCGCCGCTTCAAGCGCACCATCGAAAAGCTGGGTCTGCTGACCGATCTGCGTGCTCGCGAGTTCTACGAAAAGCCCACAGCCGAGCGCAAGCGCAAGAAGGCTGCTGCCGTGAAGCGTCACTACAAGCGCGTTCGCAGCATGCAACTGCCTAAGAAGCTGTACTAA
- a CDS encoding GatB/YqeY domain-containing protein, giving the protein MSLKAQITEDMKTAMRAKDSARLGTIRLLQAAMKQKEVDERIELDDAAVIAIVDKLIKQRKDSIAAFEAANRSDLADVEKAEMEVLKVYLPERMGEAEITAAVQAIVAELGASGPGDMGKVMGAVKTQLAGKADMGLVSAAVKAALTK; this is encoded by the coding sequence ATGAGCCTGAAAGCCCAGATTACCGAAGACATGAAGACCGCCATGCGTGCCAAGGACAGCGCACGCCTGGGCACCATCCGCCTGCTGCAGGCCGCGATGAAGCAAAAGGAAGTGGACGAGCGCATCGAGCTCGACGACGCAGCCGTCATCGCCATCGTCGACAAGCTGATCAAGCAGCGCAAGGACTCCATCGCCGCCTTCGAAGCCGCCAATCGCAGCGATCTGGCCGATGTGGAAAAGGCCGAAATGGAAGTGCTCAAGGTCTACCTGCCCGAACGCATGGGCGAAGCCGAGATCACCGCGGCCGTGCAGGCCATCGTGGCCGAACTGGGCGCCTCCGGCCCCGGCGACATGGGCAAGGTGATGGGCGCCGTCAAGACCCAGCTGGCCGGCAAGGCCGATATGGGCCTGGTGTCCGCTGCCGTGAAGGCCGCGCTGACAAAGTAA
- a CDS encoding LysR substrate-binding domain-containing protein produces the protein MPSPEDLRVFTTVVRKASFAEAAAAHNASPAFVSKRIRLLEQELGVKLLHRTTRRVAVTEQGERVYHWAQRILDEVEHLLQEVDVTRRQPRGLLRVSTSFGFGRNVVAPALSQLIAQYPALQLRLEVFDRIVDVAAEGFDLDVRVGDEIAPHLIARHLADNHRVLCAAPAYVQRRGSPRTLDELAAHDCLVIKERDHPFGVWKLRSGNQERSVKVTGPLSTNHGEMAVQWARDGHGIVLRSLWDVAADLQASSLLQLLPEWQQQANIWAVYPTRLERSAKVRVCVEFLQEFFSKQAPTGFRNAIKKEAAIA, from the coding sequence ATGCCCTCGCCCGAAGACCTGCGCGTCTTCACCACCGTGGTGCGCAAAGCCAGCTTTGCCGAGGCTGCGGCCGCGCACAATGCTTCGCCGGCCTTTGTCAGCAAGCGCATCCGCCTGCTGGAGCAGGAGCTGGGCGTGAAGCTGCTGCATCGCACTACACGGCGGGTCGCTGTCACGGAGCAGGGCGAGCGCGTCTACCACTGGGCGCAGCGCATTCTGGACGAGGTCGAGCATCTGCTGCAGGAGGTGGATGTGACGCGCCGCCAGCCGCGCGGCCTGCTGCGGGTGTCCACCAGTTTCGGCTTTGGCCGCAATGTGGTGGCGCCCGCGCTGTCGCAGCTGATTGCGCAATATCCGGCGCTGCAGCTGCGCCTGGAGGTGTTTGATCGCATCGTCGATGTCGCGGCCGAGGGCTTCGATCTCGATGTGCGCGTGGGCGACGAGATTGCGCCGCACCTGATTGCGCGGCATCTGGCCGACAACCATCGCGTGCTGTGCGCTGCCCCGGCCTATGTGCAGCGGCGTGGCAGTCCGCGCACGCTCGACGAACTGGCCGCGCATGACTGCCTGGTCATCAAGGAGCGTGACCATCCCTTCGGTGTCTGGAAACTGCGCTCGGGCAATCAGGAGCGCAGCGTGAAAGTGACCGGGCCGCTGTCCACCAATCATGGCGAGATGGCCGTGCAATGGGCCCGTGACGGCCATGGCATCGTGCTGCGCTCGCTCTGGGATGTGGCGGCTGATCTGCAGGCCAGCAGCCTGTTGCAGTTGCTGCCCGAGTGGCAGCAGCAGGCGAATATCTGGGCTGTCTACCCGACGCGGCTGGAGCGCTCGGCCAAGGTGCGGGTCTGCGTCGAGTTCCTGCAGGAGTTCTTCAGCAAGCAGGCTCCCACGGGATTCAGGAATGCTATTAAAAAAGAAGCTGCTATCGCTTGA